A part of Nitrososphaerota archaeon genomic DNA contains:
- a CDS encoding metallophosphoesterase has product MKILENVELIECFPAIYIESMDSIVIADLHLGYEGIMAEQGIFIPKIQFKKELNMLSKIINKKKANRIIINGDIKHEFSETSYHEFIEVSDLLNFLKNNFKEIVLIKGNHDNYIARVSNKYDVKLYEEFKINEFYFLHGHKIPIDFVRKDVEIIIIAHEHPAIALYDEIGVKEKIDCLLYGNMKDGRKIIVLPAFSYFAQGSDVNILPKEELLSPILKEYVDIDELNVIAISEEVGCLIFPKIGELKKF; this is encoded by the coding sequence ATGAAGATTTTAGAGAATGTAGAATTAATAGAATGTTTTCCAGCAATATATATTGAGAGTATGGATAGCATAGTTATTGCTGATCTTCATTTAGGTTATGAAGGAATAATGGCTGAGCAAGGGATTTTTATACCTAAAATTCAATTTAAAAAAGAATTAAACATGCTTTCTAAAATAATAAATAAAAAGAAAGCTAATAGAATAATTATTAATGGAGATATTAAGCATGAATTTTCAGAAACAAGTTATCATGAATTTATTGAAGTTTCAGATCTTTTAAATTTTCTTAAGAATAATTTTAAAGAAATTGTTTTAATTAAAGGAAATCATGATAATTATATTGCTAGAGTATCAAATAAGTATGATGTTAAATTATATGAAGAATTTAAAATAAATGAATTTTATTTTTTGCATGGTCATAAGATACCCATAGATTTTGTGAGAAAAGATGTAGAAATAATTATTATTGCTCATGAACATCCAGCAATTGCTTTATATGATGAAATTGGTGTAAAAGAAAAAATTGATTGCTTACTTTATGGAAATATGAAAGATGGAAGGAAAATAATCGTCTTACCAGCTTTTTCATATTTTGCTCAAGGAAGTGATGTAAATATTCTTCCAAAAGAAGAATTGCTTTCACCTATATTAAAAGAATATGTGGATATTGATGAATTAAATGTTATTGCTATAAGTGAAGAAGTTGGTTGCTTAATTTTTCCAAAAATTGGTGAACTTAAAAAATTTTGA